From the genome of Azospira restricta, one region includes:
- a CDS encoding efflux RND transporter permease subunit, translated as MKPALGLSGRIAAAFQGSPMTPLLALVAFLLGLFAVLVTPREEEPQIDVTMADVFIPFPGASVQDVESLVATPAEQVLSRIAGIEHVYSVSRPGMAIVTVQYEVGVKFQEAVVRLYDTIHSHRDWVSPNLGVGEPVIKPKGIDDVPIVALTFWSADPATGAHQLQQVARAAEIELKRIPGTRDVATIGGPERALRVLLDAERMNAFGVTPQDLQAALRLGNTRQPSGALVAGGSEWLVETGAWLENAADVRQLVVAVRGSGAERKPVYVADVARVDLGPETPTRYVWHGSKAGEQPAVTLQISKKPGVNAADVAAAALRRIDSLKGTLIPDGVEVTVTRNYGQTATEKAQQLIGKLVFATAFVVLLVLFALGRREAAIVGIAVTLTLAATLFASWAWGFTLNRVSLFALIFSIGILVDDAIVVVENIHRWQALHPDKSLREIIPPAVDEVGGPTILATFTVIAALLPMAFVTGLMGPYMSPIPINSSLGMAISLAVAFVVTPWLAAKLMRPAAAGHAAPSALDARIAGFFAGLLPRFLDPQRGAAARRKLWLAVVAAILGSLSLAALQLVVLKMLPFDNKSEFQVVLDMPVGTPVEETARVLAEIGAEIGKVPEVRDYQAYAGTASPINFNGLVRQYYLRAAPELGDLQVNLVDRKQRSRQSHEIAVSVRAAVEAIGRRHGGNAKVVEVPPGPPVLAPIVAEIYGPDAAGRTAVARTVRGVFERTPDLVAIDDSIAEDAGRVVLQVQQAKAAQLGVAQADIVDTVRLGLAGGDATPLRNTGAKHELPVRVGLPAERKGSLDALLALRVRAGDGRLVPVSELVEARRLAREAVVYHKDLLPVVYVVGDMGGRLDSPLYGMFAARGELAGKPLAQGGVLNDWFVRPPDDPYAGYQLKWDGEWKVTYETFRDMGAAYAVGLILIYLLVVAHFRSYRVPLVIMAPIPLTIIGVMPGHALLGAQFTATSMIGMIALAGIIVRNSILLVDFVREQAAAGQPFREAIVQSAAVRAKPIALTALAAMLGALFILDDPIFNGLAISLIFGILVSTLLTLVVIPVLYYAAFRKEYAS; from the coding sequence ATGAAGCCGGCCCTCGGTCTCTCCGGGCGTATCGCCGCCGCCTTCCAGGGCTCGCCGATGACGCCGCTGCTGGCCCTGGTCGCCTTCCTGCTCGGGCTGTTTGCGGTGCTGGTGACGCCGCGCGAGGAGGAGCCGCAGATCGACGTGACCATGGCCGACGTCTTCATCCCCTTTCCCGGGGCCTCGGTGCAGGACGTCGAGTCGCTGGTGGCGACGCCCGCCGAGCAGGTGCTGTCGCGGATCGCCGGGATCGAGCACGTCTATTCGGTGTCGCGGCCGGGCATGGCGATCGTCACCGTGCAGTACGAGGTCGGCGTCAAGTTCCAGGAGGCGGTGGTCCGCCTCTACGACACGATCCACTCGCACCGCGACTGGGTGTCGCCGAACCTCGGCGTCGGCGAGCCGGTGATCAAGCCGAAGGGGATCGACGACGTGCCGATCGTCGCGCTGACCTTCTGGAGTGCCGATCCGGCGACCGGCGCGCATCAGCTGCAGCAGGTGGCGCGTGCCGCCGAGATCGAGCTGAAGCGGATTCCGGGCACGCGCGACGTGGCCACGATCGGCGGTCCCGAGCGCGCGCTGCGCGTGCTGCTCGACGCCGAGCGCATGAACGCCTTCGGCGTCACGCCGCAGGACCTGCAGGCCGCCCTCCGCCTCGGCAACACGCGGCAGCCGAGCGGCGCGCTGGTCGCCGGCGGCAGCGAGTGGCTGGTCGAGACCGGCGCCTGGCTGGAGAACGCCGCCGACGTCCGCCAGCTGGTGGTCGCGGTGCGCGGCAGCGGCGCCGAGCGCAAGCCGGTGTACGTCGCCGACGTCGCCCGCGTCGACCTCGGGCCGGAGACGCCGACGCGCTACGTCTGGCACGGCAGCAAGGCCGGCGAGCAGCCGGCGGTGACGCTGCAGATCTCGAAGAAGCCCGGCGTCAACGCGGCCGACGTCGCCGCGGCCGCGCTGCGCCGCATCGACAGCCTGAAGGGGACGCTGATCCCCGACGGCGTCGAGGTGACGGTGACGCGCAACTACGGGCAGACGGCGACCGAGAAGGCGCAGCAGCTGATCGGCAAGCTGGTCTTCGCGACGGCCTTCGTCGTGCTGCTGGTGCTGTTCGCGCTCGGCCGCCGCGAGGCGGCGATCGTCGGCATCGCCGTCACGCTGACGCTGGCGGCGACGCTGTTCGCGTCGTGGGCGTGGGGTTTCACGCTCAACCGCGTGTCGCTGTTCGCGCTGATCTTCTCGATCGGCATCCTCGTCGACGACGCGATCGTCGTCGTCGAGAACATCCACCGCTGGCAGGCGCTGCACCCGGACAAGAGCCTGCGCGAGATCATTCCGCCGGCCGTCGACGAGGTCGGCGGACCGACCATCCTCGCCACCTTCACGGTGATCGCCGCGCTGCTGCCGATGGCCTTCGTCACCGGGCTGATGGGGCCCTACATGAGCCCGATCCCGATCAATTCCTCGCTCGGCATGGCGATCTCGCTGGCGGTCGCCTTCGTCGTCACGCCGTGGCTGGCGGCGAAGCTGATGCGGCCGGCCGCCGCCGGCCACGCCGCGCCGTCGGCGCTCGACGCCCGGATCGCCGGCTTCTTCGCCGGGTTGCTGCCGCGCTTCCTCGACCCGCAGCGCGGGGCCGCGGCGCGGCGCAAGCTGTGGCTGGCGGTGGTCGCCGCGATCCTCGGCTCGCTGTCGCTCGCCGCGCTGCAGCTGGTCGTGCTGAAGATGCTGCCGTTCGACAACAAGAGCGAGTTCCAGGTCGTGCTCGACATGCCGGTCGGCACGCCGGTCGAGGAGACGGCGCGCGTGCTCGCCGAGATCGGCGCCGAGATCGGCAAGGTGCCGGAGGTGCGCGACTACCAGGCCTACGCCGGCACCGCCAGCCCGATCAACTTCAACGGGCTGGTCCGCCAGTATTACCTGCGCGCGGCCCCGGAGCTGGGCGACCTGCAGGTCAACCTGGTCGACAGGAAGCAGCGTTCGCGGCAGAGCCACGAGATCGCCGTCTCGGTGCGCGCCGCGGTCGAGGCGATCGGCCGCCGGCACGGCGGCAACGCGAAGGTCGTCGAGGTGCCGCCGGGGCCGCCGGTGCTGGCGCCGATCGTCGCCGAGATCTACGGCCCCGACGCCGCCGGGCGGACGGCGGTGGCGCGTACCGTGCGCGGGGTGTTCGAGCGCACGCCCGACCTCGTCGCGATCGACGACAGCATCGCCGAGGACGCCGGCCGCGTCGTGCTGCAGGTGCAGCAGGCGAAGGCGGCGCAGCTCGGCGTCGCGCAGGCCGACATCGTCGACACGGTCCGCCTCGGGCTCGCCGGAGGCGATGCGACGCCGCTGCGCAATACCGGCGCCAAGCACGAGCTGCCGGTGCGCGTCGGCCTGCCGGCCGAGCGCAAGGGCTCGCTCGACGCGCTGCTGGCGCTGCGCGTGCGCGCCGGCGACGGGCGCCTGGTGCCGGTGTCCGAACTGGTCGAGGCGCGCCGCCTCGCGCGCGAGGCGGTCGTCTATCACAAGGACCTGCTGCCGGTGGTCTATGTCGTCGGCGACATGGGCGGGCGCCTCGATTCGCCGCTCTACGGCATGTTCGCCGCGCGCGGCGAGCTGGCCGGCAAGCCGCTGGCGCAGGGCGGCGTCCTCAACGACTGGTTCGTCCGTCCGCCCGACGACCCCTACGCCGGCTACCAGCTGAAGTGGGACGGCGAGTGGAAGGTGACCTACGAAACCTTCCGCGACATGGGCGCCGCCTACGCGGTCGGGCTGATCCTGATCTACCTGCTGGTGGTCGCGCACTTCCGCAGCTACCGCGTGCCGCTGGTGATCATGGCGCCGATCCCGCTGACCATCATCGGCGTCATGCCCGGACACGCGCTGCTCGGCGCGCAATTCACCGCGACCTCGATGATCGGCATGATCGCGCTCGCCGGCATCATCGTCCGCAATTCGATCCTGCTCGTCGATTTCGTCCGCGAACAGGCCGCCGCCGGCCAGCCGTTCCGCGAGGCGATCGTGCAGTCGGCGGCGGTGCGGGCCAAGCCGATCGCGCTGACCGCGCTGGCGGCGATGCTCGGCGCGCTGTTCATCCTCGACGACCCGATCTTCAACGGGCTGGCGATCAGCCTGATCTTCGGCATCCTGGTGTCCACGCTGCTCACGCTGGTGGTGATCCCGGTCCTCTACTACGCAGCCTTCCGCAAGGAGTACGCATCATGA
- a CDS encoding YgaP family membrane protein gives MTTNFTIERAIRIMAGSFILVSLALGVEASPLFVSKHFLWFTAFVGANLLQSGFTRFCPAELMFEKLGLPRADAGCARR, from the coding sequence ATGACCACCAACTTCACGATCGAACGCGCGATCCGCATCATGGCCGGCAGCTTCATCCTCGTCTCGCTCGCGCTCGGCGTCGAGGCGAGCCCGCTGTTCGTCTCGAAGCACTTCCTGTGGTTCACCGCCTTCGTCGGCGCCAACCTGCTGCAGAGCGGATTCACCCGCTTCTGCCCGGCCGAGCTGATGTTCGAAAAGCTCGGCCTGCCGCGCGCGGACGCAGGCTGCGCGCGCCGCTGA
- a CDS encoding efflux RND transporter periplasmic adaptor subunit, whose protein sequence is MKRHLLLLLALLPSLLPAPAAADEPLATAVVRPRSVAAGLAAEGVVEALSQATVAAQVAGRIVDMRADAGQQVRKGEVLLRIDAREAAEAAAAARSQLAVAQAQFERSRQLRQQNFISQAGFDKARADYDAARAAAAQAGVGLGHATVTAPIAGVVARRHAEAGEMAALGRPLLTLYDPSGLRVVASIPQQRLREARAATRARIEFPELGRVVEAASVQLLPAADAATHVTPVRLNLPPNIDGLIPGMAARVTFVTGEAEKLLVPVAALVRRGEVTAVYVAGEKGPVLRQVRLGEPAAPGEVEVLAGLAAGERIVLDPARAAIALRAGR, encoded by the coding sequence ATGAAAAGACATCTACTGCTCCTCCTTGCCCTGCTTCCCTCGTTGCTGCCGGCGCCGGCAGCCGCCGACGAGCCGCTCGCGACCGCCGTCGTCCGCCCGCGGTCGGTCGCCGCCGGACTGGCGGCCGAGGGGGTGGTCGAAGCCCTGTCGCAGGCGACGGTCGCCGCGCAGGTGGCCGGCCGCATCGTCGACATGCGCGCCGACGCCGGCCAGCAGGTGCGCAAGGGCGAGGTGCTGCTGCGCATCGATGCGCGCGAGGCCGCCGAGGCGGCCGCCGCGGCGCGCTCGCAGCTGGCGGTGGCGCAGGCGCAGTTCGAGCGCAGCCGGCAGCTGCGGCAGCAGAACTTCATCAGCCAGGCCGGCTTCGACAAGGCCCGGGCCGACTACGACGCGGCGCGCGCCGCGGCGGCGCAGGCCGGTGTCGGCCTCGGCCATGCGACGGTGACGGCGCCGATCGCCGGCGTCGTCGCCCGCCGCCACGCCGAGGCCGGCGAGATGGCGGCGCTCGGCCGGCCGCTGCTGACGCTCTACGATCCGTCGGGGCTGCGCGTCGTCGCCAGCATTCCGCAGCAGCGCCTGCGCGAGGCGCGCGCCGCGACCCGGGCGCGCATCGAGTTTCCCGAGCTGGGCCGGGTCGTCGAGGCGGCGTCGGTACAGCTGCTGCCGGCGGCGGATGCAGCGACGCACGTGACGCCGGTCCGCCTCAACCTGCCGCCGAACATCGACGGGCTGATCCCGGGCATGGCCGCGCGCGTGACCTTCGTCACCGGCGAGGCCGAGAAGCTGCTGGTGCCGGTCGCCGCGCTGGTGCGCCGCGGCGAGGTGACCGCAGTGTATGTCGCCGGCGAGAAAGGGCCGGTGCTGCGCCAGGTGCGTCTCGGCGAGCCGGCGGCGCCGGGCGAAGTCGAGGTGCTCGCCGGCCTCGCCGCCGGCGAACGGATCGTCCTCGATCCGGCGCGGGCGGCGATCGCGCTGCGCGCGGGGCGCTGA